The Lycium barbarum isolate Lr01 chromosome 12, ASM1917538v2, whole genome shotgun sequence genome includes a region encoding these proteins:
- the LOC132624990 gene encoding uncharacterized protein At4g04980-like — protein sequence MLLFFFLLLHSFNHIYYYIIVIQRFFASANNISGFSVVKTKKVDLVQSLFYFLWLPFSAILYKTCHRSLEMAIGACFGVPPFFSRRKHSTIFEDEDMKETKRSPIIEKKKTPPIAVSKSFKSKGSTVRNSCRVAGNFIIMTELRNKILTLRDLLDLSPCIGSASVNELLILTLKDLQQLYPTINPSISLSKIDEAPMHQALQFFFDTLISIGEMWTGNDEWMAKCKEDSFNKLDNLEHYGVLLLDDMIKLASERMFDMMDADADEDEDEDDQIRYERPSFNTFGRVLSESYSSAKSSLSSTPVTPTSVLPELMSKKNTKASYSPPRLLPLRVQAVGKLNPIDIKRLSFHMFPHVAAQDSNFVVQLTSTVNERKSDVEAKKDSEVKAKDDKEFGQECEMTDLPDILLTSMDDESENKGTCHNGAKSNHPVSGHVTLDVLLPPPSLPESQAEQGAEPQSPLTLSLNVIDSQKPTSTLQISLLTPDKDISTPSTFAPAASQPPPPPPPVPNSSGNAEGSQHAPLLAQPSGAPLPPPPPLPPMTSSNVATPQPPVKAISAPPPPPPPPMTRKEITSPPPPPPPPMTSVQRVAPPPPPPPLMTSANVVAPPPPPPPPMTSGNVISVPPPPPPPMGSKVTAPPPPPPMGSKSIAPAPPPPPMTSNGRMPAPPPPMPMGKGAAPPPPPGFAGARNLGPRKAATKLKRSSQMGNLYRLLKGKVEGSSLDGKSKGRKGKVGGSAPAGGKQGMADALAEMTKRSAYHQQIEEDVRVHAKTIKEMKTAITSFQTSDMSELIKFHKTVESHLEKLTDESQVLARFEEFPTKKLEALRMAAALHTKLDTIAKTLQNWPVAPPVGQLLDKAENYFNKIKGEMDTLERTKDDESKKFKSHKIHFDFGILVHIKELMVDVSSNCMELTLKERREAKQKENEGAGPKNDGTKKGSAKHLWKAFQFAFRVYTFAGGQDDRADMLTRELASEIETDPNPEA from the exons ATGCTCttgttcttcttcctcctcctacATTCTTTTAATCAtatctattattatattattgtcATTCAGCGATTTTTTGCGTCAGCAAATAATATTTCTGGTTTTTCAGTTGTCAAAACCAAGAAAGTTGACCTGGTACAAtcattattttatttcttatgGTTGCCTTTTTCTGCAATCTTGTATAAAACTTGTCATCGCTCACTGGAAATGGCCATTGGGGCATGTTTTGGCGTGCCTCCATTCTTTTCTCGCAGGAAGCATAGTACTATATTTGAg GACGAAGACATGAAAGAGACAAAGAGAAGCCCTATTATTGAAAAGAAGAAAACACCTCCCATAGCAGTATCAAAAAGTTTTAAATCCAAAGGTTCCACGGTTCGCAATTCATGTAGAGTAGCAGGTAACTTCATAATAATGACTGAGCTTCGGAACAAGATCCTAACCTTGAGAGACTTGCTTGACTTGTCCCCTTGTATTGGCTCTGCATCTGTAAATGAG CTGCTCATTTTGACGCTGAAAGATCTGCAACAACTGTATCCTACAATCAATCCATCTATTTCTTTGTCAAAAATTGATGAAGCACCGATGCATCAG GCACTGCAATTCTTTTTTGATACCCTGATATCAATTGGGGAAATGTGGACAGGCAATGATGAGTGGATGGCCAAATGCAAGGAGGATTCATTCAATAAACTAGACAATTTGGAACACTATG GAGTGTTATTGCTCGATGACATGATTAAGCTAGCCAGTGAAAGGATGTTCGATATGATGGACGCGGATGCGGACGAGGACGAGGATGAGGATGACCAGATAAGATATGAACGTCCATCATTCAACACATTTGGGAGGGTTCTTTCTGAATCTTACTCAAGCGCCAAATCCTCCCTCTCGAGCACTCCGGTGACCCCAACTTCAGTTCTCCCTGAGTTAATGagcaagaagaatacaaaggcaTCATATTCTCCACCTCGTCTTCTGCCACTCAGGGTTCAAGCAGTTGGCAAGCTGAATCCTATTGATATAAAGCGCCTCTCTTTCCATATGTTCCCTCATGTAGCAGCTCAAGATTCAAATTTTGTGGTTCAATTAACTAGCACAGTCAATGAACGAAAGTCAGATGTAGAGGCAAAGAAAGATTCTGAAGTGAAAGCCAAAGATGATAAGGAATTTGGGCAAGAGTGTGAAATGACCGACTTGCCAGATATTCTATTGACTAGCATGGATGATGAATCAGAAAATAAAGGAACATGTCATAATGGTGCCAAAAGTAATCATCCAGTCTCAGGACATGTTACTTTGGATGTGCTTTTACCTCCTCCTTCACTTCCTGAATCGCAAGCAGAACAAGGAGCAGAGCCACAATCACCACTCACTTTATCATTAAATGTCATAGACTCACAAAAACCAACATCTACTCTGCAGATTTCTTTGCTTACACCAGATAAAGACATATCAACCCCATCGACTTTTGCACCAGCAGCATCACAACCACCACCTCCACCTCCACCGGTACCCAATTCATCAGGGAATGCAGAAGGGTCACAGCATGCACCATTGCTAGCACAACCAAGTGGTGCTCCAttgcctcctcctcctcctctacCTCCAATGACATCATCCAATGTAGCGACACCACAACCGCCTGTGAAAGCAATATCTGcacctccaccaccaccacctccTCCCATGACAAGAAAAGAAATAACATCTCCACCTCCACCTCCACCACCTCCCATGACATCAGTACAGAGAGTAGCACCTCCCCCGCCCCCACCACCTCTCATGACATCAGCAAATGTAGTGGCACctcccccacccccaccacctcCCATGACATCGGGAAATGTAATATCAGTTCCACCTCCACCCCCACCTCCCATGGGATCGAAGGTTACTGCACCTCCACCCCCTCCTCCAATGGGATCAAAGTCTATAGCACCTGCACCCCCACCTCCACCAATGACTTCAAACGGAAGAATGCCAGCACCACCTCCACCCATGCCAATGGGAAAAGGAGCTGCACCTCCACCACCACCAGGGTTTGCAGGTGCCAGGAACCTAGGACCTAGGAAAGCAGCCACTAAATTGAAGAGATCATCACAAATGGGAAATCTTTATCGACTTCTCAAGGGAAAAGTTGAAGGATCTAGTTTAGATGGTAAGTCAAAGGGGAGAAAGGGAAAAGTTGGTGGTAGTGCACCAGCAGGAGGTAAGCAGGGAATGGCTGATGCTTTAGCAGAGATGACAAAGAG GTCAGCATACCACCAACAAATTGAAGAGGATGTTAGAGTACATGCAAAAACAATCAAGGAGATGAAAACAGCTATTACCTCTTTCCAAACATCAGATATGTCTGAGCTTATTAAGTTCCACAAAACTGTAGAATCCCACCTTGAGAAACTAACGGATGAATCTCAG GTGCTAGCAAGGTTTGAAGAATTCCCTACCAAGAAGTTGGAAGCACTGAGGATGGCCGCAGCACTTCATACCAAGTTAGATACAATAGCCAAAACTCTACAGAATTGGCCAGTAGCCCCACCTGTTGGACAACTTCTTGACAAAGCTGAGAATTACTTCAACAAG ATCAAAGGAGAAATGGACACACTGGAACGGACAAAAGATGACGAATCCAAGAAATTTAAGAGCCATAAAATCCACTTTGATTTTGGCATTCTTGTGCATATCAAAGAATTGATGGTGGATGTTTCCTCAAACTGTATGGAACTGACTTTGAAG GAGAGGAGAGAAGCAAAGCAAAAGGAAAATGAAGGAGCTGGACCCAAAAATGATGGTACTAAAAAGGGATCAGCTAAACATCTATGGAAGGCATTCCAATTTGCATTCAGAGTCTATACTTTTGCTGGTGGGCAAGATGATCGTGCTGACATGTTGACGAGGGAATTGGCTTCAGAAATAGAGACAGATCCTAATCCAGAGGCTTAA
- the LOC132624582 gene encoding probable 2' cyclic ADP-D-ribose synthase BdTIR, protein MQRAIPSSSSSAKNVCNQILRLGRQFEPVKNRAPCDVFINHRGIDTKRNVAGLLYEHIRNNLGLRPFLDSKNMKPGDKLFDKIDPAIRHCKIGMAIFSPQYCDSYFCLHELSLMMESKKRIIPVFCDVKPSELAVKDLNINFPNKDLEKFNLALEEAKYTVGLTFDTLKG, encoded by the coding sequence ATGCAACGTGCAATACCATCTTCTTCCTCTTCAGCCAAAAATGTGTGCAACCAAATTCTCCGGTTAGGGCGACAATTCGAACCGGTGAAAAATCGGGCTCCATGCGACGTGTTCATTAACCACAGGGGAATCGACACGAAGAGAAATGTTGCAGGCTTGCTATACGAACATATTAGAAATAATCTTGGGCTTAGGCCATTTTTGGACAGCAAGAACATGAAGCCTGGTGACAAATTGTTCGATAAAATCGACCCTGCGATCCGCCATTGCAAGATTGGGATGGCTATTTTTTCACCTCAGTATTGTGATTCTTATTTTTGCTTGCATGAGTTGTCTCTGATGATGGAATCGAAGAAGAGGATTATACCAGTTTTTTGTGATGTAAAGCCTTCTGAGCTTGCTGTAAAGGACTTGAATATTAATTTTCCAAATAAGGATTTGGAGAAATTTAACTTGGCTCTTGAGGAGGCAAAATACACGGTTGGGCTCACATTCGATACCTTAAAAGGGTGA
- the LOC132621247 gene encoding COP1-interacting protein 7, translating to MDSKTLLDYALFQLTPTRTRCDLVVFSGSKSEKLASGLVEPFISHLKFAKDQIPKGGYSITMRPPSTHAYWFTKATFLRFVRFVSTPEILERFMRLEHEISQIESSIQSNECSNGNSEEGSSPANTESTRKSNDSFKAKSEVEEANNAAPKENSKIHLQRHLDTRKALLRKEQAMAYARAAVAGFEIDQLDDLLQFANSFGALRLRDACIEFKELYKQKHTDGQWMDEVAAMKACSPADLSYLGNQGVILAYDNSGSLDSSDSNSNGVKDENLPASEPSIAAKAQMQMPWQNQMPPYMYNFHGPAQQMPFAGMHPLQYYPPHMQWPQSVNGSTNGHVRDSHKRSKKKEKSNLKEHDSSEDDEQTESSASDSGTDSDEVRKHEKKYSSRAKKHKKKSSKTVVIRNINYITSKRKNEENDGSSYDSSSADSHLLDEDSIKEQVDDAVAVLEKRRNSKGRRNKNRGHQDLDVENESNGYSNTEGMSPTLSEKPKGNDAWGAFQNILMSREESTMNGASDQLPLNFQDEGYGIKNSEKVRRDHLVTDDSLLMSKNHEETGTKVSMVDFANGEDMRPSLKKGVSDDVHLLFSHKEPSGGNTLGTLSDFGTESSAIRNSTGEDWFVVNHSGSSETQETKRIIFDNDSSMSIQKSSAHTESEKAAPIDDSFMVQSLPSFNDHYDSQWKTDISMDADLVATENAEKTKLSTFGASQPDDLCVVLARETSLDPVEESWQDFEIEASFVEVDKKSSAVEANTSPTEENVPVKGKKSTSKKDGLAKTGKDVRSKVSPGPLSRSRIDALAKSKKMSPPNKLTTQKSKLDREEEMRKRMEELVIERQKRIAERSAAKGSSPVASKKGPAGKTASSKISPSSKVHTFPVQVRH from the exons ATGGATTCCAAGACCCTTCTTGATTATGCTTTGTTTCAGCTCACCCCAACTAGAACaag ATGTGATCTTGTGGTGTTTTCTGGGAGTAAAAGTGAGAAACTGGCATCTGGGTTGGTGGAACCCTTCATTTCTCACTTGAAATTTGCTAAAGATCAGATTCCAAAAGGTGGGTATTCAATCACTATGAGGCCACCTTCAACTCATGCTTATTGGTTCACTAAAGCCACATTCCTAAG ATTCGTACGCTTTGTAAGTACACCTGAAATTCTTGAGAGGTTTATGCGGTTGGAACACGAGATTTCACAGATCGAGAGTTCCATTCAATCCAATGAATGCTCCAACGGCAATTCAGAGGAAG GAAGCTCACCAGCTAATACTGAGAGCACCAGGAAATCAAATGATTCATTCAAG GCAAAATCTGAAGTTGAAGAAGCTAATAATGCTGCACCAAAAGAAAACTCGAA GATTCACCTTCAGCGTCACCTGGATACCCGAAAAGCATTACTCCGGAAAGAGCAGGCCATGGCTTATGCACGTGCAGCAGTTGCAGGCTTTGAGATAGACCAATTGGATGATCTCTTACAGTTTGCTAATTCTTTTGGTGCCTTACGTCTTAG GGATGCATGCATTGAGTTCAAGGAACTTTACAAGCAAAAGCACACAGATGGCCAATGGATGGATGAGGTGGCTGCAATGAAGGCATGTTCCCCAGCGGATCTATCGTACTTGGGAAATCAAGGTGTTATTCTTGCATATGACAATAGTGGCTCCTTGGATAGTTCTGACTCAAATTCAAATGGTGTCAAAG ATGAGAATCTTCCTGCATCAGAGCCTTCCATTGCAGCAAAAGCTCAGATGCAGATGCCATGGCAGAACCAGATGCCTCCGTATATGTACAACTTTCATGGTCCAGCTCAACAGATGCCTTTTGCCGGCATGCATCCTTTACAATATTATCCACCACATATGCAGTGGCCACAAAGTGTAAATGGCTCAACAAATGGTCATGTTAGAGACTCTCACAAACGAtcaaagaagaaggagaaatccAATCTGAAAGAACATGACAGTTCAGAAGATGATGAACAAACTGAGTCGAGTGCCTCTGATTCCGGAACTGATTCTGATGAAGTTAGGAAGCATGAGAAAAAATATTCTTCACGTGCTAAAAAGCACAAGAAGAAATCCTCAAAAACAGTTGTTATCCGCAACATCAATTATATCACTTCCAAGAGAAAGAATGAGGAAAATGATGGATCTTCTTATGATTCTTCTTCAGCTGATTCTCATTTACTCGATGAAGATTCTATCAAAGAGCAGGTAGATGATGCTGTTGCAGTACTGGAGAAACGTCGCAACTCAAAAGGACGTAGGAACAAGAATAGAGGACATCAGGATCTTGATGTAGAGAACGAATCAAATGGCTATAGCAACACGGAGGGCATGTCACCAACGTTATCTGAGAAACCAAAAGGAAATGACGCATGGGGCGCATTCCAGAATATTCTGATGAGTCGTGAAGAGTCAACTATGAATGGAGCAAGTGACCAACTACCTTTGAACTTCCAGGATGAAGGTTATGGGATCAAAAATTCTGAGAAGGTCAGACGAGACCATTTGGTAACTGATGATTCTCTTCTCATGAGCAAAAATCACGAAGAAACTGGCACAAAGGTTAGCATGGTAGATTTTGCCAATGGTGAGGATATGCGGCCAAGTTTGAAGAAAGGAGTTTCTGATGATGTGCATCTTTTATTTTCGCACAAAGAACCATCAGGAGGCAATACGTTGGGAACTCTATCTGATTTTGGTACTGAATCCTCTGCTATTAGAAATAGTACTGGGGAAGATTGGTTTGTTGTCAACCACTCTGGCAGTTCAGAAACTCAAGAGACTAAGCGAATAATATTCGACAATGACAGTAGCATGTCAATTCAGAAAAGTTCAGCTCACACCGAAAGTGAAAAAGCAGCTCCAATTGATGATTCTTTCATGGTACAATCTCTACCATCTTTTAACGATCATTATGACTCTCAGTGGAAAACAGACATTAGCATGGATGCAGACTTGGTTGCCACAGAAAATGCTGAAAAAACCAAGCTTAGTACGTTTGGGGCCAGTCAACCTGATGACCTTTGTGTGGTGCTTGCAAGAGAAACAAGTTTGGATCCTGTTGAGGAATCTTGGCAAGATTTTGAGATTGAAGCTTCTTTCGTTGAAGTTGATAAAAAATCTTCTGCAGTTGAGGCAAATACTAGTCCTACTGAAGAAAATGTTCCTGTGAAAGGTAAAAAAAGCACAAGCAAGAAGGACGGTCTTGCAAAGACCGGGAAAGATGTGAGGTCTAAAGTCTCCCCGGGACCCCTTTCAAGGAGCAGGATTGATGCTTTAGCAAAGAGCAAGAAGATGTCTCCTCCTAACAAGCTGACAACCCAGAAGAGCAAATTAGATCGG GAGGAAGAAATGCGCAAGAGAATGGAAGAATTGGTGATCGAGAGGCAAAAAAGGATCGCAGAAAGATCTGCAGCTAAAGGTTCGTCCCCAGTAGCTTCCAAGAAAGGGCCAGCAGGAAAAACAGCTTCCTCAAAGATATCACCTTCATCCAAAGTTCACACATTTCCAGTGCAGGTCAGGCATTAA